The following nucleotide sequence is from Ailuropoda melanoleuca isolate Jingjing chromosome 12, ASM200744v2, whole genome shotgun sequence.
GAGTATTTCACAACTGTATAGAGAATAAGGAATATATGCTACTATGGTGTCATCATAGAGTATGCCCTAGATTAGAAATGGCAGGACGACAAAAGCTGTATGTCGTGTGCCACAGTAGATGTGCTGGTTCTGTGCTTACAGGTGTTTCAATTAAAAGAGCAATAGGAGGATGAACCTCAGCACAGTGCGTGGAAGTGTGGGGGTGGGTAGCAGAGAATAGAGCTGTGGGAAAGGAATAGAAGTTAATGACTGAGTGAATTTGGTTTGGTAGATTTGGTGTTGcaggtgattttgttttctcaaaatcCTAAGGCAAATTTAAGTTGTAGAAAGCCCCAAATATACTTTTGAGTAATAAAACAAAGGAGTCTGTtggttttctagggctgccatgacaaagtaccacagactggttTGAATGACAGAAacttatttcctcacagttctggagcatAGAAGTCAGAGAtgagggaggcagcagggctgTTTTATTCTGAGAGTTATCTCCTTCATTTATAGATGGCCACCCTCTGCttttgtcttcacatggtcttccttctatgtgtgtctgtgtcctgatctctttttataaagataccAATCATATCAGATTAGagacctcattttatttaattccctCTTTAAAGACCTGTCtgtaaatacagtcacattctgagggcctgtggttaggacttcaacatggaAATTTTAGAGGGACACAGCTCAGCCCAAAATACTATCTAGGAATGGGTCAGTTTGGTGGCTGTTTGAATAACCACACAGAAAGCGATTCCAAGTGACAGGTGCACCCAGTAATCACACTGTATCATCCTGGTTGATACGCCTGAAAGATGAAAAatgcagatgaaagaaaaatgatttctaactAACTAGTACACCCAGTAATCAAATTGTTCCTCCCTGGTGGATATGCCCCAGGGCAAAAAGGCAATGCAGATGGCTATTTATCCTTCCTGGTGCTAGGTTTGCCGCAGAAGCTGTGGTACCCCTCGGCTTGGACTGACAGAGGTAAGGCATTTTAGATGCAGGGCATAGACTTCATGCATCTGGTCCACGAGATCATGGGAACCGGACCCAAACTTTCTCAGGTCCTTAAACATTAAGGGAGGTAGACAGTCATCCACAGTCATCCCAGTTTCTGTCTAGAGGTGGATGGGGGAGCTGGGTTAGAAGAAGTTCGTGCTGTAATTCATGCCCTATGTCCTGTAGGACCCACCATGGATCCTGCATTCTTGCTGGCCTTTCCTTTGCTCCTGACCCTGTCAACACCTTACAATGCTTGTCGCTGTAAAATTCAGCACCCTCAGACATATTACTGTATGTCGGACGTTGGTGAGTCTAGGGAGACACCAGAGAACTCTCCACCAAGGAGTTCTCACCCTGGGGTAGCTCTGGTGATCTGAGCAATGTCTCCATGAGACTTTGGATGGGGAAATCCTAAATCAGTGAACCTAGGGGCCTCTgacccatttcttcctcctcccagtcATATTAGCTGATATACTAGGACCAGCAAACAACACCAGGACAAAACGAGGTTTCAGAGTGAATGTCATTAAGGTAAACTCAGTACCTTCTTTCTTCTTACCTTCTTTCATCAAAATAAACAAGACCGTCCAATTTGCTCTTGCTGAGTTAGGTGGTCTCCGGAGCCTAGCAGCTTCTATGAAAACTTAAGGTCATAGCCCCTCTTTGTCTCCCATCACAGGTACTCAAGGCTCCCCAGGGTACCCCAAGAATCCATGAGATCTACTCACCTATCAGTTGGGGGGCCTGTGGTTACAGGGTGAGGACCAGCCAACAATCACTATTACTTATTGCAGGTGAGCATCCCTGTCCACATAGAGCCCCTCGGCCTTGCTACCACCCCCTGAAAGAACCCCCTGACTTCTGCAGCCAGCACCACCAAGGACCACGGGCCCCTTCTCCATGATCTGACACACTCTTCCTGGGGAAATGTTGGACCCTCATTCATGGCTGACTCTACCAGCCTCAGGAGTTTCAGACCCTCTGGGCTTAATTCGCAGAGGACCTGCATGCCTGCTGTGCTAACTCAGGCCGTGCTCACCCATCACTGCAGGCTATCTGAAGCGGGGGATGTTGCACTTCACAAGATGCCATCTGGTCTATTTCTGGTACCGGCTCACCAGAGAGCAGAAGCTAGGTTTCGAGGCAGTGTACAGAACAGGATGCAAATGTGAAGTGAGTAGCCACCTAAGTGGTTTTTCTCTGCAGCCCAGGCACTGCTCTTGTCCCATGTCCTTGTTAACAGATCTTTCTCCCTTGCAGTCTCCCTTTCTGGATGATCCCTGCTCCTTCACCTTCCTTCCATTTGGCCCTGACCTCTTCTCACTGTTTCTGTCCTGTCCTcgcctccttcattcttcccttcagcTTCTCCTTGTGCCCAGACCCCTCTTGTTCTTCTCTGTCCAGGATAGAGGGTATAGACAAGAGCTGAGCAATCCTATATCTCCCTCCACCCCTAGATTCAGCCCTGCCTCATCTGCAGGCATAACTGCCCTCAACCTGACTTCGGAGAGTGTGTATGGAAACAAAAGAACTGTGACTACGAAATATGGGAGGGAAACCTTTCCTCGTACTCCATGTGTGTCCCCTCCATGGTTGGGTCTTGCGAATGGACCCGTATCCAGAAGAACTATCAATACCAAACCCCAACTCCAGCGGCCTCTCTCTTCACTCAGACCAAAATGATGTATCAGGGCTCTAATAGTGTTTCCTAACCTGGCTGATGTTAACAGAATGGAGTTACTTTTTTACACCTCCTTTCAATTGTACACTTCAGTTTTGTTATACTTTCTGTAAGTAGTGTATGCATcaataaaacttataaaaataaagcccAAATTGATAAACCCCACCCTGGTGACAAATTGCCTTGATCTTCTCAGTTCTTCAGTCGTgttctatttcttattctttcagaAACCTCATGCAAGACcctgatttttctcattctacaGTTCCTGACATTTCCTCATCCTGTTAAAGCAAGAGCCCTGGGCCCAAAATATAGGGCTAGATTCAGACTCCACCTGACATAGCCTTCCCCAGATGATTTGCAGAACCAAAAATCACAGGAGAAAGAATGTTCCTTGTTCCCACAGACTCAAGACTCTCttgcaaatataaaaatcattcctTGTCATATTaaagttctgaaaataaaatggaaaacttattttaaacttttgtaaGAACAGAAAGGGGAGTATATGaaggaaaattgataaattccactactttaaaataaaatatcttccccccaaaataaaacaaagtaccataaacactataaaaatataagatgcaAACATAGATTGATATTATAGAGGATTTACCGCTTCATGGTAGAAATTAGGTCTGAACATGGGCACCTGGTTGTCTCaataagttaagcatctgccttccactcaggtcatgatcctggggtcatgggatcaagcccctagttggttccctgctcaatggggagtctacttgtcccctctccctctgcctgtcccctggctcatgctctctttctctccctccctctctttctctctctctctctcaaagaaatagtcttttttaaaaaaattaggtctGAATAATGAATGTTTGGGGGAATTGGTTGAAGTTTTCCTTTGAACATAAgttattaacttaaaaattcCTCAGAGTCCTTCCAGAAAGAgtgtcttctctgttttatttaatttttaatttgatttaattacatggttttattttacttatttattttaaattttggaaccATTTtggatttacaaaaaaaaaaaaagtgccaagaTGTTACAAAATATTCACATACACCCTTTACCTAGTTTGCTCTAATGATAACATCTTTTGCAACAGTGATACATTTGTTAATGCCAAGAAATTAATGTGAGTACAGTACTATTAACTAAATGACACTTCATTCAGATTTCTAcaacttttccccctttttgtgcCAGAATCTAATCCAGGATACTGCAGAAATTATTCTGGTCTGTgacaacaactttttttttaagattgattgattgatttgagagagtgagcatagtgggaggggcagagggagagggatagagaatctcaagcagattctgcgctAAGCACAGAGCACTACGTGgagtggagctcaatctcatgaccctgagatcacaacctgaggcaaaaccaagagtcagaagcccactgactgcaccacccaggtgtccctggtctGTGccagcttcttttattttatttgtaaattattttatttattcatttgagagagagcacacatgagcaaggggagagggagagggagaggggcaagcagactgcccactgagctgggagcccaacatggggcttgatcccaagacctggagatcatgacctgaggcgaaggcagatgcttaaccatctgagttaatttaactcatttaatttaacCTCGTTTTCAGTGACCTGGCAATTTTACAGGGTACTGGTGTTCTGGAAGCTATCCCTcagtttggatttgtctgatgtattttcatgattagactggggctGTGGATTTTGGAGAAGAATATGACAAAGAGGAAGTACTTTTCTAATTGATTTGTATCACAAGTATGTTGCATTGACTTTGTATCATGGTTAGTGCTTACAGTAGTCagttggttaaggtggtgtctgccaggtttctccactggaAAGGCACTGTTTTCCCTTTGTATACTCTGTTGGCCATGCCCCCATTGTTTTTCAGCTGGACAATGGAATTTAGAAAACCATATCTGGGCTCTGGGTTACTCATTGCTACCGGGGTATCACTGCTTCCGGGCCTTCTCAGTAGCCAGAGCTAGCAAATAAATGTATGCTTACTAATTTATGTATATCTACGTGGTTGTAACTATTACCCTATTTCtctcaatatatattaaaataaacatgagtTTCATACTAATAACAACTACAGAGTAATACAGGGCTCATTATAGCCCTCAACTCTtgattatttgtatgttttttctcTGATAAAACTCTCATTTTATCCGATTTATTTGTGCAACCCTAGTATACATGtaaagtagtttcagaattgccAGAATGTACCCCTGTAAAGTAAATTTACAAACTAGTAAATTTAGTACCAGGTTTATGGAGCTTTTACATTAACCCACTCATTCAAACTCAATTGCACATAGTTTCTATTCTAAAACCCCTCAAAGGTTCCCAAGCACACCTGGGTCCATTCTGGGAGAGGAAGCCTTATAAACGAGATGGTGCCTCATGGCACAGACTCAGAAATCTGACTGAACTTGCATGCAGTGTCAGCAATAAAGGCACTGCCTGATATTTATACATCTACAATCCCAACCTAATTTATCCAGACCCCCAATTTCAACTTTCCTCTTCCCATTTAAAACTCTCAGAACATAGAGCTCCTGGCAGAGAATCAAGAATCTAAGTGGACAAAGTTGTAGTTAATAGGCATAGAGGAGGCTGCAAAATTCATGCACCAATTGTGTGTGATCTCACCCTCCCTGGAATTCAACCATTGACCTTGGAATCAGAAGAGAATTATGGACAAAGAACACTGCCTAACAGATGGCATACCTGGCACAGACTTAGGGAACCAAATGGATACAGGAATGTGTTCTGTGGCTTTaagccatacacacacacacacacagaattataaaaatgtttatatgcagTTGCGTATACGTAGGTAACTTACATGTCCTAGCTTTGTGCTCTGAGAgcctaaatgaaataaaatttatcagttgcataggCAGTAGTTTCTAACATAGGgcacaaaaagcaaaaatggtAAGAGATAAACTGATAAATTGTGcttcattgaaatttaaaactttcattcttCAAAAGCTACAATtccaaaaataagagaataagcCCCAGAGAGGGGAGTTAAATGCAAAACACATATATCTGACAAACATgctatattcagaatatattaaaaggggaaaaaaatatcttactattcaaaaggaaaaataatacaaatgagcaaaatatctgaatagacaCTGCGTAAAACATGATACATGAATGGCCAAAGTCCCTAAAAATACTTATTATTGGGAAAACGTAAATAGAACCTCTAAAGATACCATTTCATATTCACTACAATGGCTacaattaaaaagactgacaataccaagtgttggcaggaATTTGAAGTAACAGGAAGTCTTCCAATTTGCTCTTGAGAGTATAAAATATGGCAACCAATTTGGAAAAGTTTGATAATTTGTTATGATGTTGAtgatacaattatcatatgatcaaCAGATTATAGCCTTAGtatttatacaaataatgaaagcatataacttatttttaaataaagtgactTGTAATGAATGtatataacagctttattcataatggccaaaatcCTGGGAAATTAACATTTTCCATCAGTAATTGAATAATAAATTTTGGCTTATTCATACAATGTAATAGTAACCACCAAGGAGGGGAATGAACTACTGGTAgaggcaacaacatggatgaattttataaGCATTGTCCTAAAGAAACCATTTAGCACAGAGATTACACTGTAgtattctatttatattaaattctagAACATGCAAAATTAATCTGTAGTTAGAGATATTAGGTCAATGTTTGAAGCTGGCCTAAGAGAATGATTAGCTCCAAAGGGATAGAGAGATTTGGAGTATTTAATGCTGtttttctatatcttgattgaGGTATTATTACATAgcatatttattcataaaaattctTTAGACTCTATCATTGAAATGTGAAAATTGCATTGTTTATCCATGTCCCTTATAAATTTGATTAAATTGGTAGCCACTTTTATTACTTCTTATGATTCTGTGAGTTGGCTAGGTGGAGCTTCCCCTCCATGCAACACCATCTGGGGGCTGCAATTAACTGCTGATGGAAATAGACCAGAACATCCATTTGCCACTGCCCATGAATTCATATATTATTATAGGCTGGGTTgtgtccccaaaattcatatattgaagtcctaacccccaatacctAAGAATGTTGCTGTAATTAGAgggtatttattcaaaacactttttaaattttaagtaggctccatgcccaacgtgggactcgaactcatgaccctgggatcaagagtcacacactctacctcCGAGCCAGCCAGACACTCCAGAAAGAGGGTCTTTAAAGGAGTGATTAAATTGAGGTCATTAGAATGGGCCCTTATCCAATATGACTGgcatccttataaaaagagattgGGGCActgacacacacagaggaaagaccatgtgaagacacagaagacATCCATCTACAAGCCTCAAAAGAAACCAGCAATATTGACAGTTTGATCTTGAAATTTTAGCCTCCATAGTTgtgaaaaagtaaatttctgttgtgtaatccactcagtctgtggtactttgttatggtagtcctagaaaactaatacaggtATCTTTGAGGTTCAGGTCATTTGTCTTTCCACAAAAACAATATGACCAGGAGCAGCCCTTTCTGTACTCCCTATATTGGGAAAATTTTTCTCTCACCTCTTTCAAAATCACCCTTGAGTTGGCATCCATTTTCACCTTGTTAAACATACCAAGCCAAACCATCTATTAACTAATCTGGGTTTGTCTCTATCAGGGGTCAGGAGTTGTAACTGAAGAAAAAGCCTTGGTGCAGGTAGTGCTGATAAGGAAAAGGGGAGGTGAAGAGGCTCACCCAATAGGAAGAAAgggcaaaaacaaagaaagcaagggACAAGGGAAAGACGAGgatagagaaaaggagaagaaaaaaatgaagcaagagagggagcaaaATACAgtgagagaagcagcagaagaagagagaagaacagCTGCTGGGCTGGAAGAACAGCTGGTGGTTCGCTCATGGTAGAATTACCTTCTGCCTTACAGATATCAAGatgccttcttcctcctccttgttgTACTTTCCCATATTTCATGCTACATCTATTCAATTATCATTCATTGTTGCTCAAAACTGCTCATGAAGTCAGAAGTCAAACTTGAAGGGTCAGCACACTGTATTCCCTCAGAGTTTGAGTGAATCCAGCCCTAGGCCTTCAGGAGACCATGGGCAAGGAAACAAATCAGCCATGGATGGGCAGTCCTGGGAGCACAATGTCCCAAGTTACTAAGGAGAAACAATGCCTGTGTTTCTGATCTCTTGGCCGAAGTCAAAGGTTCCATGCAGCGGGACAAAGAAGACAAAGGGTTAGGGTGTGTAAGATCACCCCAGATGAGGTATTTTTGCCTGGAAAATATCCACTTCTGAATATAACCATGGTATTTTTCCTCATCAGATGTgtatgaaaatggaaatttctcCTCAGGGGACTTAATCATctgcagaggaaaaaggaaaaatgatacgCCACTCAGGAATAtgtatggggtggggggctgcagtGTTGATGTTTGACTGGAATCTGTCAGACCCAGGCACATTCAGTCACAGTAGGATAGAGAATCTTCTGTTCTCCTGGGGAGATAGGTACGGAGAGGAGTTGGTAGGGTTGACCTGGTAATGTGATTTCATAGACGTGCATTTTCCTGGTGAAATGGCCAGGCCCTAGAATAAAGCGATATTGATTGAGAGGTTGAAAAGAGTATGCACGGGACCCCTCATGTTTAGGTATTCAAGATTTCACGTGTGTGTCTCCTGCCAagtctcaaaaagacaaaaaatgcaGCCCCACTTCATCCATGTCCACGATCCCCCACTCAACACCACAGCAGGGAGAATTCTCACCCCTTATGACCAAATGGTGAATTACCACAGCAAGAGACTCTGCATTCTTAACAGACTCACCAACTTCTAAGTAAACAATCCAGTGGTATAATAGTGCATAAAAGCAGACTTGTCCAGGCATGGCCATGATGGCCAGGAAGATACAGACACCACCAGGAAGGTGGGAGCCAGCTGGGAGCCTGGA
It contains:
- the LOC109491272 gene encoding metalloproteinase inhibitor 1-like, with the translated sequence MIPVFNLLATVYFSWVLKAPQGTPRIHEIYSPISWGACGYRVRTSQQSLLLIAGYLKRGMLHFTRCHLVYFWYRLTREQKLGFEAVYRTGCKCEIQPCLICRHNCPQPDFGECVWKQKNCDYEIWEGNLSSYSMCVPSMVGSCEWTRIQKNYQYQTPTPAASLFTQTKMMYQGSNSVS